In Saccharomonospora marina XMU15, one genomic interval encodes:
- a CDS encoding DUF3159 domain-containing protein: MQERPTTEPARESLAGLLGGSKGAIDASLPPAAFVLGWLLAGSSIGWAAVTAIAVSVLVGVFRLLRGDRARAVLVSLAAVIAAALVALHTGRAEDFFLLQLLSNVASSLVWAASIVLRWPLLGVVVGFALGQRTRWRQDPELLAAYSVASWVWVSQYLLRVVVYGSLWWAGQVVALGVARTVLSWPLVALTIAVSGWVLYRTLPDDHPGLRNPRPRRVTGEPVTTDE; encoded by the coding sequence GTGCAGGAGCGTCCGACCACCGAGCCCGCCCGCGAGTCGCTGGCCGGCCTGCTCGGCGGAAGCAAGGGCGCGATCGACGCCAGTCTGCCGCCGGCCGCCTTTGTGCTCGGTTGGCTGCTGGCCGGTTCCTCGATCGGTTGGGCAGCGGTTACCGCGATCGCGGTCAGCGTGCTGGTGGGCGTGTTCCGGTTACTGCGGGGCGATCGGGCCAGAGCGGTGCTGGTGAGTCTCGCGGCGGTCATCGCGGCAGCGCTGGTCGCTTTGCACACCGGTAGGGCCGAGGACTTCTTCCTGCTGCAACTGCTGTCCAATGTGGCCAGCTCGCTGGTATGGGCCGCGAGCATCGTGCTGAGGTGGCCACTGCTCGGCGTCGTCGTGGGGTTCGCCCTCGGGCAGCGCACCAGGTGGCGGCAGGACCCAGAACTGCTGGCCGCCTACTCGGTCGCCAGTTGGGTCTGGGTGAGCCAGTACCTGCTGCGAGTCGTGGTGTACGGCTCGCTGTGGTGGGCAGGGCAGGTCGTCGCACTGGGCGTGGCGCGCACTGTGCTGTCGTGGCCCCTCGTGGCGCTGACGATCGCGGTGAGCGGATGGGTGCTGTACCGCACGCTGCCAGATGATCACCCCGGGCTGCGGAATCCGCGGCCACGACGGGTGACGGGCGAACCGGTGACCACCGACGAGTAA